From the Meleagris gallopavo isolate NT-WF06-2002-E0010 breed Aviagen turkey brand Nicholas breeding stock chromosome 17, Turkey_5.1, whole genome shotgun sequence genome, one window contains:
- the YDJC gene encoding carbohydrate deacetylase isoform X4: MFQAKLIVTGDDFGYCPRRNQGIVECFLAGAVSNVSLLVNGSAAEDAAKLARRYNIPIGLHANLSEGSPVCEMLKTNSSLLSEAGFFHGKMGFRTALSKGLLNMSEVKQELKAQVDLFHELTGHLPPHMDGHQHIHVLPKVRHVFAEVLEEYGIEYTRVPIEPGLHNCDWIEPSLMDFYVGVEEDSLNTVDVFTKHGIRCQSNAT, encoded by the exons ATGTTTCAAGCAAAGCTAATAGTAACTGGAGATGACTTTGGCTACTGCCCTCGGAGAAACCAAGGCATCGTAGAGTGTTTCCTAGCTGGAGCTGTATCTAATGTGTCCCTTCTGGTCAATGGAAGTGCTGCAGAAGATGCAGCCAAACTGGCAAGGAG ATACAACATCCCCATAGGACTGCACGCCAACCTCTCTGAGGGCTCCCCTGTATGTGAGATGCTCAAGACAAACTCTTCTCTGCTCAGTGAAGCTGGATTTTTTCATGGGAAAATGGGATTCAGAACAGCTCTATCAAAAGGCCTCCTAAATATGTCAGAG GTGAAGCAGGAGCTAAAGGCCCAGGTGGATCTGTTCCATGAGCTAACAGGCCACCTACCTCCTCACATGGATGGACACCAGCACATTCACGTTCTCCCAA aGGTCAGGCATGTATTTGCAGAGGTGTTAGAGGAATATGGGATTGAATACACTCGTGTCCCAATAGAGCCAGGCCTTCATAACTGTGACTGGATTGAGCCATCCCTGATGGACTTCTATGTGGGAGTAGAAGAAGATTCTCTGAACACTGTGGATGTGTTTACAAAGCATGGAATAAG ATGCCAGAGTAATGCCACTTGA
- the YDJC gene encoding carbohydrate deacetylase isoform X3, with translation MFQAKLIVTGDDFGYCPRRNQGIVECFLAGAVSNVSLLVNGSAAEDAAKLARRYNIPIGLHANLSEGSPVCEMLKTNSSLLSEAGFFHGKMGFRTALSKGLLNMSEVKQELKAQVDLFHELTGHLPPHMDGHQHIHVLPKVRHVFAEVLEEYGIEYTRVPIEPGLHNCDWIEPSLMDFYVGVEEDSLNTVDVFTKHGIRDHALVLQRNYCSRTLLLPSGWNSYGC, from the exons ATGTTTCAAGCAAAGCTAATAGTAACTGGAGATGACTTTGGCTACTGCCCTCGGAGAAACCAAGGCATCGTAGAGTGTTTCCTAGCTGGAGCTGTATCTAATGTGTCCCTTCTGGTCAATGGAAGTGCTGCAGAAGATGCAGCCAAACTGGCAAGGAG ATACAACATCCCCATAGGACTGCACGCCAACCTCTCTGAGGGCTCCCCTGTATGTGAGATGCTCAAGACAAACTCTTCTCTGCTCAGTGAAGCTGGATTTTTTCATGGGAAAATGGGATTCAGAACAGCTCTATCAAAAGGCCTCCTAAATATGTCAGAG GTGAAGCAGGAGCTAAAGGCCCAGGTGGATCTGTTCCATGAGCTAACAGGCCACCTACCTCCTCACATGGATGGACACCAGCACATTCACGTTCTCCCAA aGGTCAGGCATGTATTTGCAGAGGTGTTAGAGGAATATGGGATTGAATACACTCGTGTCCCAATAGAGCCAGGCCTTCATAACTGTGACTGGATTGAGCCATCCCTGATGGACTTCTATGTGGGAGTAGAAGAAGATTCTCTGAACACTGTGGATGTGTTTACAAAGCATGGAATAAG GGACCATGCTTTGGTACTGCAGAGAAACTACTGCTCCAGGACCCTCTTGCTGCCCTCAGGATGGAACTCATATGGCTGCTAA
- the SDF2L1 gene encoding stromal cell-derived factor 2-like protein 1: protein MRGGCRLLPLLLLCGLCGGRELAPGAVTCGSVLKLLNTRHSVRLHSHEVKYGSGSGQQSVTGVEASDDANSYWRVRGKADGSCQRGTPVKCGQAIRLTHVNTGKNLHTHHFPSPLSNNQEVSAFGDDGEGDDLDIWIVQCSGTHWEREDAVRFKHVGTEVFLSITGEQYGHPIRGQREVHGMPTANHHNYWKAMEGVFIKPSMDLAKHDEL from the exons ATGCGGGGTGGCTGccgcctccttcctctgctgctcctgtgcGGGCTGTGTGGCGGGAGGGAGCTGGCGCCGGGCGCCGTAACCTGCGGTTCGGTGCTGAAGCTGCTTAACACCCGCCACAGCGTTCGGTTGCATTCTCACGAGGTCAAATACGGCTCCG GAAGTGGGCAACAGTCGGTGACAGGAGTTGAAGCTTCAGATGATGCCAACAGTTACTGGCGGGTTCGTGGGAAGGCTGATGGCAGCTGCCAACGCGGAACGCCGGTGAAATGTGGGCAGGCAATACGACTTACCCATGTAAACACAGGAAAAAACTTACACACCCATCACTTCCCATCACCACTCTCCAATAACCAG GAAGTAAGTGCCTTTGGTGATGATGGTGAAGGAGATGACCTCGATATATGGATTGTGCAATGCAGTGGGACACACTGGGAGCGGGAGGATGCAGTGCGCTTCAAGCACGTAGGAACTGAGGTGTTCCTTTCCATAACGGGGGAGCAATATGGCCATCCCATTAGAGGTCAACGGGAAGTTCATGGCATGCCCACTGCTAATCATCACAACTATTGGAAAGCAATGGAAGGAGTCTTCATCAAACCCAGTATGGACCTTGCAAAGCATGATGAGCTCTGA
- the YDJC gene encoding carbohydrate deacetylase isoform X2, translating into MFQAKLIVTGDDFGYCPRRNQGIVECFLAGAVSNVSLLVNGSAAEDAAKLARRYNIPIGLHANLSEGSPVCEMLKTNSSLLSEAGFFHGKMGFRTALSKGLLNMSEVKQELKAQVDLFHELTGHLPPHMDGHQHIHVLPKVRHVFAEVLEEYGIEYTRVPIEPGLHNCDWIEPSLMDFYVGVEEDSLNTVDVFTKHGIRIPMPPQGPCFGTAEKLLLQDPLAALRMELIWLLRELCLYTCCGNTLTSGSLWLSLAWKCCSGLHSTSSAAAESEEESIATKQT; encoded by the exons ATGTTTCAAGCAAAGCTAATAGTAACTGGAGATGACTTTGGCTACTGCCCTCGGAGAAACCAAGGCATCGTAGAGTGTTTCCTAGCTGGAGCTGTATCTAATGTGTCCCTTCTGGTCAATGGAAGTGCTGCAGAAGATGCAGCCAAACTGGCAAGGAG ATACAACATCCCCATAGGACTGCACGCCAACCTCTCTGAGGGCTCCCCTGTATGTGAGATGCTCAAGACAAACTCTTCTCTGCTCAGTGAAGCTGGATTTTTTCATGGGAAAATGGGATTCAGAACAGCTCTATCAAAAGGCCTCCTAAATATGTCAGAG GTGAAGCAGGAGCTAAAGGCCCAGGTGGATCTGTTCCATGAGCTAACAGGCCACCTACCTCCTCACATGGATGGACACCAGCACATTCACGTTCTCCCAA aGGTCAGGCATGTATTTGCAGAGGTGTTAGAGGAATATGGGATTGAATACACTCGTGTCCCAATAGAGCCAGGCCTTCATAACTGTGACTGGATTGAGCCATCCCTGATGGACTTCTATGTGGGAGTAGAAGAAGATTCTCTGAACACTGTGGATGTGTTTACAAAGCATGGAATAAG GATCCCCATGCCACCCCAGGGACCATGCTTTGGTACTGCAGAGAAACTACTGCTCCAGGACCCTCTTGCTGCCCTCAGGATGGAACTCATATGGCTGCTAAGGGAGCTGTGCCTTTATACCTGTTGTGGCAACACCCTGACAAGTGGAAGTCTGTGGCTGTCTCTTGCATGGAAATGCTGCAGTGGGCTGCACTCcacctcttctgctgctgctgagagtGAGGAGGAATCGATTGCTACTAAACAAACGTAA